The genomic segment AGACAATGACGACTTTTCTGCGTCGTCTTTGGGTTTTGATTATCGGTGGCACAGCGAAGAGCTCACCGATCCCAAGCAACATCCTTAAGACCTAGAAAATAAACGAGTGCAGGCGTCCGGAGGGACTGAGCGGTACTGTACATGGTGATATAAATCTGAGGGTGACTCTCCCGTATGCGACTCATTACGAGTGGTAAAACAACGTTCTTAAAAGTGCTGCTTGAGTCTATCACTTTGAAGGTTCATGAGCAAAGAGGAACTGGGGTGTGTTGGTAATGTGGGTGTTAtaattatctttgttattttacAATATCATGCATTGAGAGAAACAAATGTGACTTATAACAGTAACTATTTGCTATACAAATGAGGGAGAAACGTgatattatgtatttattaacCATGAAACACGGGGCGTGAGAGTTCCCCTGCAGCCGAGGCCGGTATTATATTATGTTGTCGTAGATGCCTTCCTGGTGGCTGCTGAACCCCTGCTGCCCCTGGCGCGCGTACACGTGGCTTAGCGTAAACACGCCTGAATCGCTGGGTGGTAGGTGGCGGCCCAGACTCCTGCTGGAATGGAAGGAGTTTCCTCTTGTCTTGCTGGCCTCCTTCATGGAACCAGTGTACGGGTTCTGATCTAGAAACTCACAAGAGTAATACCCAGAGTCCTTAGAAGCCTTCGTGGCAGCCCCGTCGCCGCTTCCTGGGCGGATCTTTATTTGCGGTTCCGCGTAAATGGGCGGCTTGTGGTTGCGAGGGGCGGCGCCAGGTGGAGGCGAGGGTGGTAGGTACTGTGAGATTCGCTGAATGCCGTTACATGTGTTGCTATttccgctgctgctgttgttgcaaACCACGCCGTTCTCCAGCGGAACCACACCAAAGTATCCCTCTTGAGTGGTCCTTGGCGGGGCCTTGAGCGAGGAGTAGTGGTCCTGGAGAGTCCGACTGTTTCCGGAGCGGCGAGAGGATCTTCTGATGGTGTCCTCTGGCTTGAAAGTATTCTTGAGCGCCTTTGTCCTGTTGATGAGCTCGTCGTGGAGGCCAGCGGGCGGAGGCTGGTCTCCACCGAGCTCCTGTCAGATGACTGTGACGGGAATGTGCTGGACACCGCGCAGTGAGTGGAAAGTATATTCCTCGTCTTCCAACTGCTGTTTTTGGTATTCCGGGTCCTTCCACGTAGCCACAATCTTTTCGGGCCAGTGGTCGTGCACCATCGCCTTCATCTTGCGGCAGTTCTTGTAATACACAATGCCAAAGGCGACAAGGAGCAGCACGAGGGCCATGGAGGCGGCGGCACAAGAGGCCACTACGACTACGTTATTGTAGCACTCCAGATCATATTCTGATAACTCTGAGAGGCTTCTTCCTCTCAGCAGTTCCGGGCCTGCGCACAGAATCTCCTCAATTTTAAGTGAGATACTATTGTTTAGACTTGCCTCTTGCAGCCACTTGATGGAGCAGTTACACTCGAGGCTATTGTCCCGCAGGTCAAGGGACTGAAGAATGGTGGAGCTGACGAGGGACCTGTCAAAGGTCCTCAAACCGTTACCTCTGAGAACTAGATCCTGCAGGCTGGAGAGCGGCTTGAACACGTCTTGCTGGAGGGAGGTTAGCTGAGGGTTAAAGCTTAACTCCAGTGAGGTGAGGTATCCCAAGCTAGTGAATGCTCCactgtctatggaggacagattCTCACACCGTGATATGTGGAGACTCTTGAGTTTGGGAACATGTACAAAGGGACCAAAGGAAAGTGACGTCAGAGGGTTGATGCTGAAGTCCAGTTCTTCCAGATCACCAATGGGTGCGAGAACGAGGCTTGGTATGCTAGTGAACGCATTATCCTTAAGACACAGGTCCTTCAGAGAGTCCAGACCACTGAAGGCCTTTTCTTGAATGTGATACATCTGGTTATTGCTCAGCTTGAGGATCTTCAAACCCTTCAAGCTTTTGAAGGCAAAATTCTGGATGCTCGTTATCTGGTTAGAACACAAGTCCAGTTCCTTGAGCTCCCTCAGTGGCTCAAACACTTCAGTAAATATATGCTTAAGCTCGTTTTTGCACAAATCGAGCTTTTTGAGTCCCCGGAGCTTTGCAAAAGTGTTTATAGTCAGGTTTTTTATTCGATTGTTAGATAAATCAAGGAGTTTCAATTTCCCCAGAGAGCCAAAAGCATTGCTTTCAATAGTTTCTATATAATTGTCACTTAAATCTAAAGTAGTGAGCTTAGAAAGGCCAAGAAAGGCTCTACTGTGAATTTTTGagactttgttgttgttaatgataaGTGTATGAAGCGACCGCTGTGATGCAAAGTTCTGTGAGCCAAGCGACACCACCTCGTTGTGGGCAAGATCAAGGTGCTGCAACACGTCGTAGAAGGTCAAACCCTCCAGGATGGTCTTGATCTTGTTGTGGCTTAAGTTGAGCTCCAGTGTGCCGGGGTTCATCAGTATGGGGATCACGTCCAAGTCGGCGTTGACACATTGGGACCGCAGCCTctggtcgtcacacacacacccgcgtGGGCAGAATGCACCGACAGGGCTCAGGAGAGTCACAACCAACACCAGGGCCACAGACTGCAACCCTTGGATTACAGAAGACCACGCCGGGGCGGCGGGAACCCAGGCTTGTGATGGCCTCTCACAGCTCACCTGATTTGTGGTCTGATTCTGTGCCTCCGCGGGCACAGTCTTGTAGCCCCTCGATGTCCACCATAACCggcgttttctcctttttgtagcTTCCGGGGACGTCAAGAGGACGGGTGACTCTTCGCCTTCCTCGTCATGCGTCCTGCTCTTCAGGCAGCGGCTGTGTTCAGGTTTTAAGGCAACATCTGCCGTAACAGCACGGCTTTTGCCAAAATATTTTTGTCGCGTCCATGGTAGACTGAAGGACAGACTAATGCTCTTTCCGCGTGGTTTTGTCATCCCCGTCGCATTCGCTGTGCCTTTAGCTGGCGGGACACGCGGCGAAAGCACGGAAGAAAGACCCAACTTGGCAAggattttttttcgctttcccTGAACATGGTCCACACAGGGAGTTGCGCGTGGAGGGGTCGGGGGAGGGACGGACGCAGAATCTGGGGAGCAACTCCACGCAGTGTCGTCATTGGAAGGGGAAGGACAGCGAGCCACCATCAGCAGCGGCGTCCTGTCACCGCCACCTCCCACCATCGCGGCCGCCTCCTCATACACTACTCCACCGCCTTGTCCGTGAAGCCGCCAGGGGGGGCGTCTAGAggcatctcctttctttccatgacTCTGAGCTTCGGCAGGCGTGGCGGCGACGCCCtcctgaaaagaaagaaaagcatgtTAATGGTCACATGTCAATGTTTATGGAAAGATGATGACGTTGCTATCAGGGATATGCAAATGCAtattcacatacatacataatacacacacacacacacacacacacacacacacacacacacacacacacacacacacacacacacacacacacacacacacactgaaataaaaGCTTGACAGGTCTACCTATATTCTATGAACGGCGAAAAAAACGTCattcaccacttttttttttttttttttttttttacaggtttAAAGGCTATTCTTTCTGTTTTGAAAAATGATTCGCGAGTTTCCCACggtttttactcttctttttatgtatggAATGTTTT from the Portunus trituberculatus isolate SZX2019 chromosome 17, ASM1759143v1, whole genome shotgun sequence genome contains:
- the LOC123504706 gene encoding insulin-like growth factor-binding protein complex acid labile subunit; the encoded protein is MVGGGGDRTPLLMVARCPSPSNDDTAWSCSPDSASVPPPTPPRATPCVDHVQGKRKKILAKLGLSSVLSPRVPPAKGTANATGMTKPRGKSISLSFSLPWTRQKYFGKSRAVTADVALKPEHSRCLKSRTHDEEGEESPVLLTSPEATKRRKRRLWWTSRGYKTVPAEAQNQTTNQVSCERPSQAWVPAAPAWSSVIQGLQSVALVLVVTLLSPVGAFCPRGCVCDDQRLRSQCVNADLDVIPILMNPGTLELNLSHNKIKTILEGLTFYDVLQHLDLAHNEVVSLGSQNFASQRSLHTLIINNNKVSKIHSRAFLGLSKLTTLDLSDNYIETIESNAFGSLGKLKLLDLSNNRIKNLTINTFAKLRGLKKLDLCKNELKHIFTEVFEPLRELKELDLCSNQITSIQNFAFKSLKGLKILKLSNNQMYHIQEKAFSGLDSLKDLCLKDNAFTSIPSLVLAPIGDLEELDFSINPLTSLSFGPFVHVPKLKSLHISRCENLSSIDSGAFTSLGYLTSLELSFNPQLTSLQQDVFKPLSSLQDLVLRGNGLRTFDRSLVSSTILQSLDLRDNSLECNCSIKWLQEASLNNSISLKIEEILCAGPELLRGRSLSELSEYDLECYNNVVVVASCAAASMALVLLLVAFGIVYYKNCRKMKAMVHDHWPEKIVATWKDPEYQKQQLEDEEYTFHSLRGVQHIPVTVI